Below is a genomic region from Zeugodacus cucurbitae isolate PBARC_wt_2022May chromosome X, idZeuCucr1.2, whole genome shotgun sequence.
atccttattaaacagatgggaaagaattaaaattctccatcataaTTTCAGTCGACGATGGAAAGAAGACTATATAAAAGATCTCCACAAGAGGTACCGATGGAAAACTCCAGAAAAGGCGCCACAGCTTGGAGATTGTGTCCTTATTCATGACGAATGTCTCCCCCCCACCGAATGGCGGCTTGGCCGCATAGAAAAGCTTCATTACGGTTCCGACGGTCACATTCGAGTAGTTGATATCCGTACTCAAACCGGAACGCTCACAAGACCGCTAGTCAAATTATGCTTCTTACCAAACGCCGCCGATAATATAGACAAccgaaacataaacaaaaaccaataaataacaaaccGATAAAAGCGAAAACGAAAACTAATATACAACTAAAATGTTGCTCAAAGGGCGACACATTCATGCCACATTACATAGCACCCATGTCCTTATCAATTTACCACCACCAATTTATAATCCATATTACCGTTTCCTCATACAGGTAAAGATGGATGCTGACATGCCAACTGCACCAACGCCAATCATACGTTCGGCTGTCACGGTTCCGCGCTCTCGGGCTGCCCCCATTGCAGCGCCCCGAACAACCATGACTTCTGCTGCGCCCCGAACAACGACTGCAGTCTCCGTGCAAACGTCTGATCGCAATGACACGAGAACACTGGCCTCGTCGCCATCACCGCCCTCTGATCCGCATCGGCTCAGATGCCCCCTATGCCGCCGCTCGCATCGGCTGCAGCACTGTGGGATATTCAAGAGCATGCCACCACTACGACGACATCAGGTCACACAAGCGCATGGATACTGCCTCAATTGTTTAGCGCACACCCATACTACCCAGGAGTGTATGTCCGATGGCCTATGCCAAAGGTGTGGCAGGCTTCACCATACCCTTCTACATCGCGATAATGGGCATTCACCTACACCCCGCAACCATGCTGCACTCCGACGACCAGAGTCAAGCCTGGTTCCACAACACCGACGGCCGATTACGAATCGTGATCCACCTTCGTGGCGCCCATACACCAAAACAACCACGCGACGGCGTCAGCCTAGGCAGCAATCACGGCGCCTCACCGGACTCAGCACCGTTGTGGAGACATTGCAACAGCTACAGCGACTCCTAGGCTAACaattcgcctaggggggccgggatggccAAATGAGCCTTAACACCACACCAAGATACACCATTACCAGATACACACCACTGATAGGCCATCTCAACACACTCACCACATAGAATCCACACCATACCACTCTCACGAGCGCACCACACgtcaacacacatacatcaacCACACCGACGTCATACTACTTCCACTCAATAATAAATCAAACAAAAGGAATGGCCGAGGGCTTTCCAACACCCCATTCGCTAAGAAGTCGATCGATCGTTCTCatcatttttgcattttcttattttccttCGCGTTCGTAAGCCAGAATTTTACACGGGTGAATTTAACCGcacaaaacttaattttttatcaattgtaattacatatttatacaataaaattcAAGAATATCGAAGAATTCCCGTGTACCTTATTAAAACGGTGGTGAGTGGACAAAGTTCGTAAAAGGTAAGGCTCTATAATAAACACCCCGGATATCAaaaatgaagaactcagtgccccatggtaacttttcaccgaaaatttcggtaaatctctcagttatcttaatttaattcagaggaaatatttttcttctaatagtgtgtctctgtactagaataggttaaaatcgggtcataacttctcttatatatgaatatataagaatacctaattatattttcaaaaatacgatgagcttaatagcttataaatcggttaatatgtgaaagatatttatgccgaatatatgggtcaaattgtgtgttttcttaataaaaatatagcaataaattgcgagagtatgaaatgttcggttgcacccgaacttagcctttccttacttgttcacatcatttttttcaaatgttgttttttgatatcaattaatttcgaatttaatttattttctgtatgtaaaAATGTCAGAAGACATATGATTGTgacagaagagcttaaagctttcggtgtgttcaaagcaatccattgtagtacatttcacaacaccacaaaatttcaatggtttctagaactctattgtagtacggaacaccatttgctttcaaacaaaattcggaaaaccggtgatacacatatggtttctgaagcatactacaatatgtactacatgtctgtctcgggtataagctgacgttgagcaacaccaaaagctccgtcaggatcgggaaggacctttccGAGACGTTCGATACCaagcgaggtttcagacaggctGATTTACTCTCGTGTGACTTCATTAACTTGATGctgaagaaaataatacgagctgcagagctaaatagagaagtacgctgatgatatcgatatcattggaaactacacccgcgccgttagttctgctttttccagactggataaggaagcgaagcgtatgggtctggtggtgaacgaggacaagacgtaatatctcctgtcatcaaacaaacattcagcgctttcgcgtcttggctcccacgtcactgttgacagtcattactttgaagatgtatataatttcgtatacctaggcatcagcatcaacaccgaCAGTGGCGGATTAAGTATTTTGCCGCCCTAGGCCTTGTCTGATTAGCCGCCCTTTTTAAaggatgaaattttatttctttaagtcCGTTCATATTATtaagatataatatttatttcataaaagtataattgttaaacaatacaaataaatattaacaacataaataacagtcagttttcttaatttatactgcataacttaacttaatttaattaatttaatttttaaatatcttctttCTGGCTTTCGCCTGAGCAAAATCATCAATTATGTCGTTGTAATCAATTTCTTGAACTAGTTGGGCTTCAATTGACAGTAGTGCTAAAGCATTGAGTCAGTGCAAATGAATACATTAATTCGCGAAAGTATCTTTCAAATCATCAGAATACTTAGCAACTAATTCATCTACGCGAATTTTTAATCCATTGGTAtctatttcatataataataagcacTTTTACGTCCTGTCAATTGTACACTTAAAGTATctaaaggttaggttaggttaggttactctggcaggctacaacgccacacatagaccagttttggtcctttgtgaaaccagatggagtgtcgtcacttggttaatgaggagtagtcatcctttaggatgccagcgcttgttgcgaatttcaaaaggctttgtggctttaccaacgaaatctcctccagattatcgtactgtgcagcccccaaatgttgaagccgttgtcttgataatgcaggacattcacagaggaggtgctccattgtttctctggtgccttgctcttgacatttcctacagccttcacgatctatcagccccatcttgtaggcgtgcgccgccacaagacagtgaccagtgagtatgccgatcatattcctacatttgcttctatcgagcgccaatagaaatttcgtgtacttcttatctaccgccttgcacataacttttgcggttttgcatcccggtgtattcttccagcgcgttttgaactttttaccaagtttctgtctagattatcatatagacagtgtataggtctattaattttcatcgtattttcggatgacagttCTACGCCTCGTTTGAcaatctcgtccactatctcgttaccttctatgcccttgtggcctggcacccagtagaattgaagtcgcctatttctggtgacatcatccactgctgtcctaccacttaagacacttttggccgatatgctgaaggatgatattgccttgattgccgcctgactgtctacgtatatgtttactttagaatatcttgttggtgcgcttaaggatagctcagcggcttttccaattgcaaacacctccgctttaaatatactgcagtggtccggTAGTTTGAATGGTTGCCTTATACCTAACTCCGGGCAGTATATCCCCGCGCCTACTCCGtgctccattttcgagccatccgagtaaatatgtttaa
It encodes:
- the LOC128923037 gene encoding uncharacterized protein LOC128923037; protein product: MDADMPTAPTPIIRSAVTVPRSRAAPIAAPRTTMTSAAPRTTTAVSVQTSDRNDTRTLASSPSPPSDPHRLRCPLCRRSHRLQHCGIFKSMPPLRRHQVTQAHGYCLNCLAHTHTTQECMSDGLCQRCGRLHHTLLHRDNGHSPTPRNHAALRRPESSLVPQHRRPITNRDPPSWRPYTKTTTRRRQPRQQSRRLTGLSTVVETLQQLQRLLG